In one Pseudomonas fitomaticsae genomic region, the following are encoded:
- a CDS encoding Nramp family divalent metal transporter, whose product MKFSLPKIATAPFCPPEVAGSVPVDPNASFFKRVLRFAGPGLLVSIGYMDPGNWATAIEAGSRFGYSLLFVVLLASLAGMVVQCLCSRLGIATGRDLAQLSRERYSTPTARLQWVLAEISIIATDLAEVLGCALAFHLLLGCSLTFGIALTAFDTLLVLALQNRGFRRLEAIMLVLVGTIGACFFVELLLIKPYWPDVAQGFKPSLSAIGDAAPLYLAIGILGATVMPHNLYLHTSIVQTRLIGKDLASKQDAVKLARIDTIGSLALALLVNAAILILAAAAFHQSGHTDVVDIQDAYHLLDPLVGGALASVLFGVALLASGQSSTFTGTIAGQVIMEGYLNLRIPCWQRRLITRGLALIPAFIGVWLMGDGAVGKLLVLSQVVLSLQLPFALYPLIRMTNDKQLMGPFVNRLPTKVLAWGLFVVISGANAWLILQLAA is encoded by the coding sequence GTGAAATTCAGCTTGCCCAAAATCGCCACGGCGCCGTTCTGCCCGCCGGAAGTGGCCGGCAGTGTCCCGGTCGATCCCAATGCCTCGTTCTTCAAACGCGTGCTGCGCTTTGCCGGCCCCGGTTTGCTGGTGTCGATCGGCTACATGGATCCGGGCAACTGGGCCACCGCCATCGAGGCCGGTTCGCGTTTCGGTTACAGCCTGTTGTTCGTGGTGTTGCTGGCGAGTCTGGCGGGCATGGTCGTGCAATGCCTGTGCTCGCGGTTGGGCATCGCCACCGGGCGCGATCTGGCGCAGCTGTCCCGCGAGCGCTACAGCACTCCGACGGCGCGGCTGCAATGGGTGCTGGCGGAAATCTCGATCATCGCGACCGACCTCGCAGAAGTACTCGGCTGCGCGCTGGCGTTTCACTTGCTGCTGGGGTGTTCGCTGACATTCGGCATCGCCCTGACGGCGTTCGATACGTTGCTGGTATTGGCCCTGCAAAACCGTGGCTTCCGCCGACTGGAAGCGATCATGCTGGTGCTGGTGGGTACCATCGGCGCGTGTTTTTTCGTTGAATTGCTGTTGATCAAACCGTACTGGCCAGACGTCGCCCAGGGCTTCAAACCGTCGCTGTCAGCGATTGGCGATGCCGCGCCGTTGTACCTGGCCATCGGCATCCTCGGCGCCACCGTCATGCCGCACAACCTGTACCTGCACACGTCGATCGTGCAGACACGGCTGATCGGCAAGGATCTGGCCAGCAAGCAGGACGCGGTGAAACTGGCGCGCATCGACACCATCGGCTCGTTGGCGCTGGCATTGCTGGTCAACGCGGCGATCCTGATTCTCGCGGCGGCGGCCTTTCATCAGTCCGGACACACCGACGTGGTCGACATCCAGGACGCCTATCACTTGCTCGACCCCCTGGTGGGCGGCGCGCTGGCCAGTGTGTTGTTTGGCGTGGCGCTGCTGGCCTCGGGGCAGAGTTCGACCTTCACCGGCACCATCGCCGGGCAGGTGATCATGGAAGGCTATCTGAACCTGCGGATCCCTTGCTGGCAGCGGCGCCTGATTACCCGTGGGCTGGCGCTGATTCCGGCGTTCATCGGCGTGTGGCTGATGGGCGACGGCGCGGTGGGCAAATTACTGGTGTTGAGCCAGGTGGTGTTGAGCCTGCAATTGCCGTTTGCACTGTATCCGCTGATTCGCATGACCAACGACAAACAATTGATGGGGCCGTTTGTGAACCGGTTGCCGACCAAGGTTCTCGCGTGGGGATTGTTTGTGGTGATCAGCGGGGCGAATGCCTGGCTGATTCTGCAGCTGGCGGCCTAA
- a CDS encoding LysR family transcriptional regulator, whose amino-acid sequence METLANLESFVRSAETGSFSAAARLLALTPAAVSRNVAILERNLGVRLFQRSTRKLSLTEAGEGFLASIGGNLDALQAAIATVATERGEPAGVLKISLPPTFGIDHMLPLLPEFLARYPLIRPEWHFENRQVDLIAEGYDVAIGGGFELTPGVVARPLSSAEVLAVASPTYLAGRTLPRHPTDLADHHGIVMRGLRTGRLRQWQMHNEAGEQASALLNPNIVLNDPMAMRTAALLGLGVTMLVLPDVSAQIERGELVRLLPDWQCDAGAISLYYPSRTLLPAKTRVFIDFVVEAFGR is encoded by the coding sequence ATGGAAACCCTTGCCAATCTGGAATCTTTCGTCCGCAGCGCCGAGACCGGCAGCTTCTCCGCCGCCGCACGGTTGCTGGCGCTAACCCCGGCGGCGGTCAGTCGCAACGTGGCGATTCTTGAACGCAACCTCGGCGTGCGGCTGTTTCAGCGCTCGACCCGCAAGCTGTCGTTGACCGAGGCAGGTGAAGGTTTTCTGGCGAGCATCGGCGGCAACCTCGACGCCTTGCAGGCAGCGATTGCGACGGTGGCGACCGAGCGCGGCGAGCCGGCGGGCGTGCTCAAGATCAGCCTGCCGCCGACGTTCGGCATCGATCACATGCTGCCGCTGCTGCCGGAGTTTCTGGCGCGCTATCCGCTGATTCGCCCGGAATGGCACTTCGAGAATCGTCAGGTGGATCTGATCGCCGAGGGCTACGACGTGGCGATTGGTGGCGGCTTCGAACTGACGCCCGGCGTGGTCGCCCGGCCATTGTCGTCCGCCGAAGTGCTGGCGGTGGCGTCGCCGACGTATCTGGCCGGCCGCACACTGCCGCGACATCCGACTGATCTCGCCGATCACCACGGCATCGTCATGCGCGGCCTGCGCACCGGGCGCCTGCGCCAATGGCAGATGCACAACGAAGCCGGCGAACAGGCCAGCGCCCTGCTCAACCCGAACATCGTGCTGAATGACCCGATGGCCATGCGCACCGCGGCGTTGTTGGGTCTGGGCGTGACGATGCTGGTGCTGCCCGATGTCAGTGCGCAGATCGAACGCGGTGAACTGGTGCGACTGTTGCCCGACTGGCAATGCGATGCCGGCGCGATTTCGCTGTACTACCCCAGCCGCACTTTGCTGCCGGCCAAGACCCGGGTGTTCATTGATTTTGTGGTGGAAGCGTTTGGCCGTTAG
- a CDS encoding NADPH-dependent F420 reductase yields MSTIGIIGAGAIGTAFAKALSRQGIPLVIANSRGPETLAELVAELGPTARAVSREEAAAQDIVLVAVNWSKLPTALAGLPDFGGRIVIDANNSIEAPSFKPVDLQGRPSSEVFAEWVPGARVVKAFNHLLARLLEADPASEGGKRVLFLSGDDAQAKAEVAALIDQLGFFGIDLGELSVGARLVQFPGGPLPVLNLVKFG; encoded by the coding sequence ATGAGCACTATCGGAATCATCGGCGCTGGCGCCATCGGTACAGCGTTTGCCAAAGCCTTGTCGCGTCAGGGCATCCCGTTGGTCATCGCCAACAGTCGCGGGCCGGAGACCCTGGCCGAGCTGGTCGCGGAACTCGGCCCGACTGCCCGTGCCGTTAGCCGTGAAGAAGCAGCGGCTCAGGACATCGTGCTGGTCGCGGTGAACTGGTCGAAACTGCCGACCGCACTGGCCGGGCTCCCGGACTTCGGTGGACGGATCGTTATCGACGCCAACAATTCGATTGAAGCGCCATCGTTCAAACCGGTGGATTTGCAGGGGCGGCCGTCCAGCGAAGTGTTCGCCGAATGGGTGCCGGGCGCGCGGGTGGTCAAGGCGTTCAACCACTTGCTGGCGCGTTTGCTGGAAGCGGATCCGGCGTCGGAGGGGGGCAAGCGTGTGCTGTTCCTGTCCGGCGATGATGCGCAGGCCAAGGCTGAAGTGGCAGCGCTGATCGATCAGCTCGGCTTCTTCGGTATCGATCTGGGCGAGTTGAGCGTGGGTGCGCGACTGGTGCAGTTCCCGGGCGGGCCGTTGCCGGTGCTGAATCTGGTGAAATTTGGCTGA
- a CDS encoding acetyl-CoA C-acetyltransferase has product MQDVVIVAATRTAIGSFQGSLATVSAVDLGAAVIRQLLEQTGLDGAQVDEVIMGQVLTAGAGQNPARQSAIKAGLPHAVPAMTLNKVCGSGLKALHLGAQAIRCGDADVIIAGGQENMSLANYVMPGARTGLRMGHAQIVDTMISDGLWDAFNDYHMGITAENLVEKYEISREQQDAFAAASQQKAAAAIEAGRFVDEITPILIPQRKGDPVAFKVDEQPRGDTTAESLAKLRPAFKKDGSVTAGNASSLNDGAAAVILMSAEKAKALGLPVLAKIAAYANAGVDPAIMGIGPVSATRRCLDKAGWSIGQLDLIEANEAFAAQSLAVAKDLQWDLDKVNVNGGAIALGHPIGASGCRVLVTLLHEMIKRDAKKGLATLCIGGGQGVALALERA; this is encoded by the coding sequence ATGCAAGACGTCGTCATTGTTGCCGCCACGCGTACCGCGATCGGCAGTTTCCAGGGTTCGCTGGCCACCGTCTCCGCCGTGGATCTGGGCGCAGCGGTCATCCGCCAGTTGCTTGAGCAGACCGGCCTGGACGGTGCCCAGGTCGATGAAGTGATCATGGGCCAGGTGCTGACCGCCGGCGCCGGCCAGAACCCGGCGCGCCAGTCGGCGATCAAGGCCGGCCTGCCTCACGCCGTACCGGCCATGACCCTGAACAAGGTTTGCGGCTCGGGCCTCAAGGCCCTGCACCTCGGTGCCCAGGCGATCCGTTGCGGCGACGCAGACGTGATCATCGCCGGCGGCCAGGAAAACATGAGCCTGGCCAACTACGTCATGCCGGGCGCACGCACCGGTCTGCGCATGGGTCACGCACAGATCGTCGACACCATGATCAGCGATGGCCTGTGGGATGCGTTCAACGACTACCACATGGGCATCACCGCCGAGAACCTGGTCGAGAAGTACGAGATCAGCCGCGAGCAGCAGGACGCCTTTGCTGCCGCGTCGCAACAGAAAGCCGCCGCTGCCATCGAGGCCGGTCGTTTTGTCGATGAGATCACCCCGATCCTGATCCCGCAGCGCAAAGGCGATCCGGTGGCGTTCAAGGTCGACGAGCAGCCACGCGGCGACACCACCGCCGAATCCCTGGCCAAACTGCGTCCGGCCTTCAAGAAAGACGGCAGCGTCACCGCTGGCAACGCTTCGTCGCTGAACGACGGCGCAGCTGCCGTGATCCTGATGAGCGCCGAAAAAGCCAAGGCCCTGGGCCTGCCGGTACTGGCGAAGATCGCCGCGTACGCCAACGCCGGTGTCGACCCGGCAATCATGGGCATAGGCCCGGTTTCCGCCACTCGCCGCTGCCTGGACAAGGCTGGCTGGAGCATCGGCCAACTGGACCTGATCGAAGCCAACGAAGCTTTCGCCGCACAATCGCTGGCGGTGGCCAAGGATCTGCAATGGGATCTGGACAAGGTCAACGTCAACGGCGGCGCCATCGCCCTCGGTCACCCGATCGGTGCATCGGGCTGCCGCGTACTGGTGACCCTGCTGCACGAAATGATCAAGCGTGATGCGAAAAAGGGTCTGGCGACCCTGTGCATCGGCGGCGGTCAAGGCGTGGCCCTGGCGCTGGAACGCGCGTAA
- a CDS encoding CoA transferase subunit B: MALTREQMAQRVAREMQDGYYVNLGIGIPTLVANYIPEGMEVMLQSENGLLGMGPFPTEETIDADMINAGKQTVTARIGASIFSSAESFAMIRGGHVDLTVLGAFEVDVQGNIASWMIPGKLVKGMGGAMDLVAGADNIIVIMTHASKDGESKLLSQCSLPLTGAGCIKRVLTDLAYLEIENGAFVLKERAPGVSVEEIVAKTAGKLIVPDHVPEMQFAAE, encoded by the coding sequence ATGGCACTTACCCGCGAACAAATGGCTCAACGCGTCGCCCGCGAAATGCAGGACGGCTACTACGTGAACCTCGGCATCGGCATCCCGACCCTGGTCGCCAACTACATCCCCGAAGGCATGGAAGTCATGCTGCAATCGGAAAACGGCCTGCTCGGCATGGGTCCTTTCCCGACAGAAGAAACCATCGATGCCGACATGATCAACGCCGGCAAGCAGACCGTGACCGCGCGGATCGGCGCTTCGATCTTCAGCTCTGCCGAATCCTTCGCGATGATCCGCGGCGGCCACGTCGACCTGACCGTGCTCGGCGCGTTCGAAGTGGACGTACAAGGCAACATCGCCTCGTGGATGATCCCCGGCAAACTGGTCAAGGGCATGGGCGGCGCGATGGACCTGGTGGCCGGCGCCGACAACATCATCGTCATCATGACCCACGCGTCCAAGGATGGTGAGTCCAAGTTGCTGAGCCAGTGCAGCCTGCCGCTGACCGGCGCCGGTTGCATCAAGCGCGTCCTGACCGACCTCGCCTACCTGGAAATCGAAAATGGCGCTTTTGTCCTCAAGGAACGCGCACCTGGCGTCAGCGTCGAGGAAATCGTCGCCAAAACCGCTGGTAAACTGATCGTCCCGGATCACGTACCGGAAATGCAGTTCGCTGCCGAGTGA
- a CDS encoding CoA transferase subunit A translates to MAGFDKRVYSYEEAMAGLEDGMTVIAGGFGLCGIPENLIAEIKRKGTRDLTVVSNNCGVDGFGLGVLLTDRQISKVIASYVGENKLFEEQLLKGDIKVVLTPQGTLAEKMRAGGAGIPAFFTATGVGTPVAEGKEVREFHGRKYLMEESITGDFAIVKGWKADHFGNVIYRHTAQNFNPLAATAGKITVVEVEEIVEPGELDPAHIHTPGIYVDRVICGTFEKRIEQRTIRK, encoded by the coding sequence ATGGCAGGTTTCGACAAGCGCGTGTATTCCTACGAGGAAGCCATGGCAGGTCTTGAAGACGGCATGACCGTGATCGCCGGCGGCTTCGGCCTGTGCGGCATTCCGGAAAACCTGATCGCCGAGATCAAGCGCAAGGGCACCCGCGACCTCACCGTCGTCTCCAACAACTGCGGCGTCGATGGCTTCGGCCTCGGCGTGCTGCTGACCGACCGCCAGATCAGCAAGGTGATCGCCTCCTACGTCGGCGAAAACAAACTGTTCGAAGAGCAACTGCTCAAAGGCGACATCAAAGTCGTCCTGACCCCGCAAGGCACCCTCGCCGAAAAAATGCGCGCAGGCGGTGCTGGCATCCCGGCCTTTTTCACCGCGACCGGCGTCGGCACCCCGGTCGCCGAAGGCAAGGAAGTGCGTGAATTCCACGGTCGCAAGTACCTGATGGAAGAGTCCATCACCGGTGACTTCGCCATCGTCAAAGGCTGGAAGGCCGACCACTTCGGCAACGTCATCTACCGCCACACCGCCCAGAACTTCAACCCGCTGGCCGCCACCGCCGGCAAGATCACCGTGGTCGAAGTCGAAGAAATCGTCGAACCCGGCGAGCTGGATCCGGCACACATCCACACGCCCGGCATCTACGTCGACCGGGTCATTTGCGGCACGTTCGAAAAACGCATCGAACAACGCACCATCCGCAAATAA